Proteins from one Mugil cephalus isolate CIBA_MC_2020 chromosome 15, CIBA_Mcephalus_1.1, whole genome shotgun sequence genomic window:
- the LOC125020921 gene encoding flotillin-2a isoform X1 encodes MGNCHTVGPNEALVVSGGCCGSDEKTYVVGGWAWAWWLISDIQRITLEIMTLQPKCEDVETAEGVAITVTGVAQVKVMTENELLGYACEQFLGKTVTEIKSVILQTLEGHLRAILGTLTVEQIYQDRDKFATLVREVAAPDVGRMGIEILSFTIKDVYDKVEYLSSLGKTQTAAVQRDADIGVAEAERDAGIREAECKKEMMDVKFVADTKMADSKRELEMQKASFNQEVNTKKAEAQLAYELQAAKEQQKIRLEEIEIQVVQRKKQITIEEKEIDRTEKELIATVKRPAEAEAYKMQQLAEGQKIKKVLTAQAEAEKIRCVGEAEAASIEAVGKAEAEKMRLKAEAYQQYGEAAKTALVLEALPKIAGKVAAPLARTNEIVILSGEGSRVTGEVNRLLAELPVSVNALTGIDLTKMPLLQKMTGPQAQVAM; translated from the exons GTGGCTGCTGTGGCTCAGATGAGAAGACGTATGTTGTGGGAGGCTGGGCTTGGGCCTGGTGGCTCATCTCTGACATCCAGAG GATAACGCTTGAGATTATGACCCTGCAGCCCAAGTGTGAGGATGTAGAGACAGCGGAGGGTGTAGCTATTACTGTCACTGGGGTGGCTCAG GTGAAGGTGATGACAGAAAACGAACTGCTGGGCTATGCCTGCGAGCAGTTCCTGGGAAAGACAGTCACGGAGATCAAGAGTGTCATCCTGCAGACCCTCGAGGGTCACCTGCGTGCCATCCTCG GCACCCTTACTGTTGAGCAGATTTACCAAGACAGAGACAAATTTGCCACACTGGTGCGAGAAGTGGCAGCACCTGATGTCGGCCGCATGGGCATCGAGATCCTCAGCTTCACCATCAAG GATGTGTATGATAAAGTGGAGTACTTGAGCTCGCTGGGCAAAACTCAGACAGCTGCAGTGCAGAGGGATGCAGACATTGGAGTGGCAGAAGCCGAGAGAGATGCTGGAATCAGG GAAGCTGAGTGtaagaaagaaatgatggaCGTTAAGTTTGTCGCGGACACAAAAATGGCCGACTCCAAACGAGAACTGGAAATGCAGAAAGCCTCCTTCAACCAGGAAGTGAACACAAAG AAAGCAGAGGCCCAGCTGGCGTACGAGCTGCAGGCAGccaaagagcagcagaaaatCCGTCTGGAGGAGATTGAGATCCAAGTGGTGCAAAGGAAGAAGCAGATCACCATTGAGGAGAAGGAAATCGACCGCACTGAGAAGGAGCTCATTGCTACTGTGAAGAGACCTGCTGAGGCTGAAGCCTACAAGATGCAGCAGCTGGCTGAAGGCCAGAA GATTAAGAAGGTGCTAACAGCACAGGCCGAGGCTGAGAAGATCCGCTGTGTCGGTGAGGCGGAGGCCGCCTCCATTGAAGCAGTGGGGAAAGCAGAAGCTGAGAAGATGAGGCTGAAAGCTGAAGCCTACCAGCAGTACGGCGAGGCAGCCAAAACCGCTCTGGTCCTGGAGGCTCTGCCCAAG ATTGCCGGTAAGGTGGCTGCTCCTCTAGCCAGGACCAATGAGATCGTCATCCTGAGCGGAGAAGGCAGCCGTGTGACTGGAGAGGTGAACCGCCTCTTAGCTGAGCTCCCCGTCTCTGTCAACGCCCTCACTGGCATAGATCTAACTAAG ATGCCTCTGCTCCAGAAGATGACCGGCCCTCAGGCCCAAGTAGCCATGTGA
- the LOC125020921 gene encoding flotillin-2a isoform X3: protein MTENELLGYACEQFLGKTVTEIKSVILQTLEGHLRAILGTLTVEQIYQDRDKFATLVREVAAPDVGRMGIEILSFTIKDVYDKVEYLSSLGKTQTAAVQRDADIGVAEAERDAGIREAECKKEMMDVKFVADTKMADSKRELEMQKASFNQEVNTKKAEAQLAYELQAAKEQQKIRLEEIEIQVVQRKKQITIEEKEIDRTEKELIATVKRPAEAEAYKMQQLAEGQKIKKVLTAQAEAEKIRCVGEAEAASIEAVGKAEAEKMRLKAEAYQQYGEAAKTALVLEALPKIAGKVAAPLARTNEIVILSGEGSRVTGEVNRLLAELPVSVNALTGIDLTKMPLLQKMTGPQAQVAM from the exons ATGACAGAAAACGAACTGCTGGGCTATGCCTGCGAGCAGTTCCTGGGAAAGACAGTCACGGAGATCAAGAGTGTCATCCTGCAGACCCTCGAGGGTCACCTGCGTGCCATCCTCG GCACCCTTACTGTTGAGCAGATTTACCAAGACAGAGACAAATTTGCCACACTGGTGCGAGAAGTGGCAGCACCTGATGTCGGCCGCATGGGCATCGAGATCCTCAGCTTCACCATCAAG GATGTGTATGATAAAGTGGAGTACTTGAGCTCGCTGGGCAAAACTCAGACAGCTGCAGTGCAGAGGGATGCAGACATTGGAGTGGCAGAAGCCGAGAGAGATGCTGGAATCAGG GAAGCTGAGTGtaagaaagaaatgatggaCGTTAAGTTTGTCGCGGACACAAAAATGGCCGACTCCAAACGAGAACTGGAAATGCAGAAAGCCTCCTTCAACCAGGAAGTGAACACAAAG AAAGCAGAGGCCCAGCTGGCGTACGAGCTGCAGGCAGccaaagagcagcagaaaatCCGTCTGGAGGAGATTGAGATCCAAGTGGTGCAAAGGAAGAAGCAGATCACCATTGAGGAGAAGGAAATCGACCGCACTGAGAAGGAGCTCATTGCTACTGTGAAGAGACCTGCTGAGGCTGAAGCCTACAAGATGCAGCAGCTGGCTGAAGGCCAGAA GATTAAGAAGGTGCTAACAGCACAGGCCGAGGCTGAGAAGATCCGCTGTGTCGGTGAGGCGGAGGCCGCCTCCATTGAAGCAGTGGGGAAAGCAGAAGCTGAGAAGATGAGGCTGAAAGCTGAAGCCTACCAGCAGTACGGCGAGGCAGCCAAAACCGCTCTGGTCCTGGAGGCTCTGCCCAAG ATTGCCGGTAAGGTGGCTGCTCCTCTAGCCAGGACCAATGAGATCGTCATCCTGAGCGGAGAAGGCAGCCGTGTGACTGGAGAGGTGAACCGCCTCTTAGCTGAGCTCCCCGTCTCTGTCAACGCCCTCACTGGCATAGATCTAACTAAG ATGCCTCTGCTCCAGAAGATGACCGGCCCTCAGGCCCAAGTAGCCATGTGA
- the LOC125020921 gene encoding flotillin-2a isoform X2 produces the protein MGNCHTVGPNEALVVSGGCCGSDEKTYVVGGWAWAWWLISDIQRMSLEVMTILCRCENIETSEGVPLDVTGVAQVKVMTENELLGYACEQFLGKTVTEIKSVILQTLEGHLRAILGTLTVEQIYQDRDKFATLVREVAAPDVGRMGIEILSFTIKDVYDKVEYLSSLGKTQTAAVQRDADIGVAEAERDAGIREAECKKEMMDVKFVADTKMADSKRELEMQKASFNQEVNTKKAEAQLAYELQAAKEQQKIRLEEIEIQVVQRKKQITIEEKEIDRTEKELIATVKRPAEAEAYKMQQLAEGQKIKKVLTAQAEAEKIRCVGEAEAASIEAVGKAEAEKMRLKAEAYQQYGEAAKTALVLEALPKIAGKVAAPLARTNEIVILSGEGSRVTGEVNRLLAELPVSVNALTGIDLTKMPLLQKMTGPQAQVAM, from the exons GTGGCTGCTGTGGCTCAGATGAGAAGACGTATGTTGTGGGAGGCTGGGCTTGGGCCTGGTGGCTCATCTCTGACATCCAGAG AATGTCTCTGGAGGTTATGACCATCCTCTGTCGCTGTGAGAATATCGAAACATCGGAGGGTGTTCCCCTGGATGTGACAGGGGTGGCTCAG GTGAAGGTGATGACAGAAAACGAACTGCTGGGCTATGCCTGCGAGCAGTTCCTGGGAAAGACAGTCACGGAGATCAAGAGTGTCATCCTGCAGACCCTCGAGGGTCACCTGCGTGCCATCCTCG GCACCCTTACTGTTGAGCAGATTTACCAAGACAGAGACAAATTTGCCACACTGGTGCGAGAAGTGGCAGCACCTGATGTCGGCCGCATGGGCATCGAGATCCTCAGCTTCACCATCAAG GATGTGTATGATAAAGTGGAGTACTTGAGCTCGCTGGGCAAAACTCAGACAGCTGCAGTGCAGAGGGATGCAGACATTGGAGTGGCAGAAGCCGAGAGAGATGCTGGAATCAGG GAAGCTGAGTGtaagaaagaaatgatggaCGTTAAGTTTGTCGCGGACACAAAAATGGCCGACTCCAAACGAGAACTGGAAATGCAGAAAGCCTCCTTCAACCAGGAAGTGAACACAAAG AAAGCAGAGGCCCAGCTGGCGTACGAGCTGCAGGCAGccaaagagcagcagaaaatCCGTCTGGAGGAGATTGAGATCCAAGTGGTGCAAAGGAAGAAGCAGATCACCATTGAGGAGAAGGAAATCGACCGCACTGAGAAGGAGCTCATTGCTACTGTGAAGAGACCTGCTGAGGCTGAAGCCTACAAGATGCAGCAGCTGGCTGAAGGCCAGAA GATTAAGAAGGTGCTAACAGCACAGGCCGAGGCTGAGAAGATCCGCTGTGTCGGTGAGGCGGAGGCCGCCTCCATTGAAGCAGTGGGGAAAGCAGAAGCTGAGAAGATGAGGCTGAAAGCTGAAGCCTACCAGCAGTACGGCGAGGCAGCCAAAACCGCTCTGGTCCTGGAGGCTCTGCCCAAG ATTGCCGGTAAGGTGGCTGCTCCTCTAGCCAGGACCAATGAGATCGTCATCCTGAGCGGAGAAGGCAGCCGTGTGACTGGAGAGGTGAACCGCCTCTTAGCTGAGCTCCCCGTCTCTGTCAACGCCCTCACTGGCATAGATCTAACTAAG ATGCCTCTGCTCCAGAAGATGACCGGCCCTCAGGCCCAAGTAGCCATGTGA